DNA sequence from the Propionispora hippei DSM 15287 genome:
ATAAAAGCATTTTGCGACAGCCTTCTTTGGGACTACAGTTTGTTGACAAAGCGCTGAATTAAGGGATACTCATACAACTGTCCGTCAACTGCCCGGACTGCGGCGATAACCGAGGTGACAAGCAGCAGCAGCCAGAAAATGGCCAGGACGGGCACCAGTAGAAAACCGATCAGCAAAGTGCATAATAAGCCGGTAATTGCTGAAAATACCAGAATAACCAAGTGAGCAACCAGAGCTTGT
Encoded proteins:
- a CDS encoding DUF4870 domain-containing protein; amino-acid sequence: MNDITGEQKLLAVLAHLAYLLGGLGFIVAPLVIFLLKREDYFVYEHAKQALVAHLVILVFSAITGLLCTLLIGFLLVPVLAIFWLLLLVTSVIAAVRAVDGQLYEYPLIQRFVNKL